CTgaagggcggggcggggggtggtgctTGTCTGGTAGGGCTGTTGTGACCCTTAAATGAGATAAATAGGGTCCATGGTAAATTACCTAATAGGGAGTCAGAGAAGTAGGGAGCCAGGCTGGGATTGAAAGGAGGTAGCTAGGAGCGGCAGGGAGCTGGCATCTTGTCCTCTGAGATACCCGCCATGGTCCTCAGCAAAGATCTTTCGGATAACTGAGAGACGAGGACCTGCACCCAGGAGAggatggaaaggagggagagggaaagacacagcCCCACCTCACTGCCTGACCCCATGCCCCCAGAACCACCACTGGCAAAGCTGGTCTCAGAGCTGACGCCACTCACCGTCCATGAGGGTGACGATGCCACATTCCGGTGTGAAGTCTCGCCGCCAGATGCCGATGTCACCTGGCTCCGCAACGGGGCCGTTGTCACTCCGGGGCCCCAGTTAGAGATGGCCCAGAATGGTTCCAGCCGCACGCTGACGGTGCGACGCTGTCAGCTGGAGGATGCGGGGACCGTGACTGCCCGAGCAGGGGGCACAGCCACAAGTGCCCGGCTCCACGTTCGAGGTTTGGTCCTGATGGGGATGCAGTGGTCTTGTCTCCTGTGCCTGTTCTCTCAGCCCTGGCCCTGGCAGCCTTGCGCCTCTGCCCAGGGACCGGCCGGTGAGCAGGGGGTCATCAGCCTCCAGGCCCCACCAGGCTCCAtgaccccctcccccttcctccccagaaaCGGAGCTGCTGTTCCTGCGGCGGCTGCAGGATGTGCGGGCAGAGGAAGGCCAGGACGTGTGCCTCGAAGTAGAGACAGGTCGAGTGGGCGCAGCAGGTGCCGTGCGCTGGGTGCGAGGTGGGGAGCCCTTGCCCCGTGACTCGCGCGTGTCCACGGCCCAGGACGGCCACGTCTACCGCCTCTTCATCCACGGCGTCGTCCTGGCTGACCAGGGCACCTACGGCTGTGAGAGCCACCACGATCGCACCCTGGCCAGGCTCAGCGTGAGGCGTGAGTGCCCTGTCTTCTCCTAACCCATCACACTGACCCGTGGCGCAGCCTTTCCTGGCTGCCCCAGGGCCCCTCAGACCCCCCACCAAAGTGCCCCTCGCCACTGAGGCAAGTCAGCCCTGGctggcctccagaagtgtgacCTGAAGCAGCCTGCCCAAAgcaaaacttttcattttctagtgTTTTCTATTTACCCTAGAAGTCCGTGTGGATTTTGCATTCCATTTCACGTGTCCCAGTTGGCTTTGCTGTAAACGTAAATATTATACTCCAGAAACACGTGCCGTGTTTATCCCTCAGTCACCTGCCCCAGGGTCCACGGGCCCATTTGGCAAATAGCAACTCCCCCATCTGCCCCAAGCCAGAGCTTTCTATTAACTGCGAGACCTCATGCAAGTTACTTACTCTCTCTGAGCCAAGTCTTCTCAAGAATGGGGCTGATCCGTACTTCAAGGGTCTTCAGGAACAATAGCTGAGATGACATGAAAAATGCCCACACAGAGCTTGGTAAATGGTTGCTGTTGCTGATATGTAGTCtcttctaatttatttcattcatttaatcgcAATAAACCCATGTCTCAATGCTGTTCACCTTGTACGGTTGGagaaactaaagcccagagaggtcGAGCAgtttgccaaaggtcacacagcacacAAACCATGTGGCAGAGCTAGGGCCTAATCCCAGCTTGTCTGACTCCGATTCCTGTGCTCCTCCCAGTGTCACAGTACCCCTCACCCAGACTCCTCGACCCTCTAGCCACAACTCATCTCCTTCACGTGTGCCCTCTCCtaagcccctccccaccccgcccagtTGGCCTCCTGTGCTCCTTTCTCCCTGACCCTGGTTCCGGGCTTCCTTCCACAGGGGCTCAGATTGGGTGTTAGGGGTGGTACAGGCGGGGCCAAGAGCTGTGTGAACCCTCAAAACCCCTGCCCAGAGCTGGAGCCctcatcctccctctctccccatctccccccaccaGCGAGGCAGCTAAGGGTGCTGCGGCCTCTGGAGGATGTGACCGTCACTGAGGGGGGCAGTGCCACCTTCCAGCTGGAGCTGTCCCAGGAGGGTGTGACCGGGGAGTGGGCCCGAGGTGGAGTCCGGCTGCAGCTGGGGCCCAAGTGCCACATGCATGCAGAGAGCCACAGTCACCGTCTGGTACTCAGCGGCCTGGGCCTGGCTGACTCGGGCTGCATCACCTTCACGGCGGATTCCCTGCGCTGCGCAGCCAGACTCACTGTGAGAGGTGTGGATTCTGGGCCCGCTGCTTGCCTGCTGACTGCCCTGAGTGTGATTCCACCGATCCCCCTCCCTGTGTGGCCCCCTGCACTGACCCTGCCTGTCGGAGTGTGCCTCCCCTGACTCTTTGGCCTTGGGTGGCCCCCGAGACCGCCCTGCTTGAGTGTGGCTCCTCTGACCGATCTGATCCAGCGTGACTCCACTGACCTTCTGGTCCCTGTGAACCACTGACCATGCCACTGTGAGTGTGCCTGTGCCGGTGTGGTCCCTCTTGTCTGCTGCCTGACCAGGGCCCCACTGACCACTCTGAGTGTGGCCCCACTGACCACACCTGCCTGCCGTGGCCCCTGCTGCCTGCCTGCGTGTGCCCTTCTGACCACTCAAGTCCCAGTGACCCACTAACTGCCTAAGGATGACTCTGCTAGCAACTCTGGTTCAGGGACGCCCATTTTTCTATGCCCCGTATTCCCCGCTGACAACACGTGCTCTGGAGTTCCCCCCATTGCTCCTCTGAACACATCATGTCTCCCACTGGCCAGTGTCACCTGTCCATTCCAGTAAAGTGTGGTCCCCACTGACCATGCCTGCCTATAGGTGACTCCACTGGTGTCCCTGCTTTGGTCCCCGCCCCCATGCCCCGCTAATTCCAGCATGTCCCCCACTGGCCAACTTAAAGTGTGATACCCCCAGCTGGCCACTCCTGTCCCATTGACCCCTGTGGCCCTGTTGTGTCCTCCACTGACTAGCATCCCACTTGGACCACTTGTGTCCCGGCACATCCCCCTCTGACGAGCAGCCTCCACCCACCACCTTCCCTAAATGTGTCCACCACTGACACCTGTGCCCAAGTGtgtcttccttctccccctcccagaggccccagtgACCATTGTGAGGGGGCCGCAGGACCTAGAGGTGACCGAGGGAGACACAGCTACATTGGAGTGCGAGCTTTCCCAGGCCTTGGCTGATGTCACTTGGGAGAAGGTCAGAACCCATCCCACCTTGACGTCATAAGGACATAATGATAATGGCCCAAATGGAAACAACTAATACTCCCTGAACACATGTGTCTGGCACTGTGCTCAGATTTACTTTACATTAAACCTtctaatccttacaacagccctATAGAGTAGGTTTTGCTATCTCTGTGTTATCTCTAAGGAGCCTGAAGCTCAGTGGGGTGCTATCGCCCAGCGGCAGACAAAAGGGGTAGAGCCATATTTGAGTCCAGATTTGCCTTATTCTAGAATCCATGCTCATGTCCAGAGTGATCGGTACACGACTTTTGGCTTCCAGTGCCCACGGCGCCCCTTTTCAGTCCTAACATCCCCAAGGATGACACCTTCCCAGTGAGGCTCCTGGGGAGGCCCCAAAGGCTCAGGACAGCCAGATCCCAGCCTGGGGGGACAGAGAGGCATAAATGCTCCTCGAAACCTCTGGAGTTCAACAGACGGCGCCGCCCTCTCCCAAGGCCGAGGCTGCCTGTGTCCAACCGAATTCTCCCCGACCCTCTGCAAATCTCGCCCCTAGGACGGGCGCCCGCTCACCCCCAGCCCTCGGCTCAGGCTCCAGGCCCTCGGCACGCGACGCCTTCTCCAGCTGCGGCGCTGCGGCCCCTTGGACGCCGGGACCTACAGCTGTGCAGTGGGGACGGCTCGCGCCGGGCCCGTTCGCCTGGCAGTGCGCGGTGGGTACCGGGCGCTGCCCGGAGTGGGCAGTGCTGCGGGCGCGGGGGCTGCGGACCCGACTAGCCCCGGACAGACTCCGGTGCCTCCCGGGAGTAGGGCGGAGTGTGGGCGTGAGCGGGCACCGCCCcctcagccccgcccccgcctcacGCCCCCGGCTCCGCCCCAGAGCGCACGGTGTCAGTGCTCTCCGAGCTCCGGGCGGTGCGCGCCCGCGAAGGCGACGGCGCCACGTTCGAGTGCACCGTGTCGGAGGTGGAGACCACCGGGAGCTGGGAGCTCGGAGGCCGGCCGCTGAGACCCGGAGGCCGCGTCCGCATCCGACAGGAAGGTCTGGCGGACTTTCTTCCTATTCTGGCCCCCTGCTGCCCCGCCCCCGGCTCAGGCAAACCCCGCCCTACTAGGATAAGCCCCGCCTCTGGCTCGAGTGAGCCCCGCCCCACAGCCCAAGGAACCTTCTCCCGGTATTTCCCCGGTCCCCAGCTCTGAGCCACCGGTCCTGGACCACTCCTCTTTCCCCTCAGTCCCGCCCCCGGCGCACATTGGCCGCGTCCAAACCGACCCGGGGACCTACTCCGGCCCACCTTCATCCCCGAACCCTCCCCTTGGCTGCTCCGGCCTCGCTAGcgcctctcccacccccagggaGGAAACATGTTCTGGTGCTGAGCGAGCTGCGTCCGGAGGACGCCGGTGAGGTCCGCTTCCAGGCGGGACCCGCCCAGTCCGTGGCTCAGCTGGAGGTGGAGGGTAAGCAACTGGGGAGGGACGGTTGGGAGAGGGCATCATCTCCCCTCGGGACTGGCAGGCTGGCGGCTGGTCCTGGGAAcactgcctccccacctcccttcctcgAGGGACTCTTCTGGGGCGGGTCACAGAGGGCAGTGCGTttcctggggaggaggagacTTTGGGTTAAGGGTACAGAGGATCGGGCTGGTGCCTTAGATATCTAAGAGAAGTGGAGGCTGCGGGGAGGGGGAAGATGCGTCTCTCCTCCTGGGGGCCCTGCGTGTCCCTATTAACTTAAGCCCTCGTCCTCACCCCCAGCACTGCCTCTCCAGATGTGCCGCCGCCCGCCTCGAGAGAAGACGGTTCTGGTCGGCCGCAGGGCGGTGCTGGAGGTGACTGTGTCCCGCTCGGGGGGCCACGTGTGCTGGTTGCGGGAGGGGGTCGAGCTGTGCCCGGGAGACAAGTATGAGCTGCGCAGCCACGGCCCCACCCACAGCCTGGTCATCCATGACGTGAGACCTGAGGACCAGGGCACCTACTGCTGCCAGGCCGGCCAGGACAGCGCCCACACACGGTTGCTGGTAGAGGGTGAGTGGAGCTGACTGGGCAGAGGTCAGAGGGGCAGGCTGGCTGGCCAGACAGGAGGGGTCGCCTGGGAGCTGGTGGGCTGAGACACGCCTACCAGAGGTTTTCCGGGACTTGGGATGGCCAACTGGTTCTGGGGTgtgtggaggtggggagtgggggaggggctgagggctgagcagaggagggagcccTGTGTTCTCTACTGGAACCGTCTGGTTCAGGTCAGCCGTTTCCACCTTTCTATGCCCTTTCCTGTCCAGGCTTCTCACTTTCTCCTGCCTCTggactgtgtctgtctctcttgaatGCCCCATTTGGACCCTAATTCCTCTCCTTCCTACCTACTAGCCCCTGATCTGTGCCTACCTGTCCCTCacccccctcctgctctctgcccagcTGGCTTCTGCCCATCTCAGccagctccacatcgggctgAGAAGAGGGCTCCTCTAGtcccatttccttcctcttccacagAGATGCCCCCTCCACTTGAATTCCCGCATTTCCTACCCCTAACTGGGGGCTGACTCCCATTTTCCTGCCCTCATAGACATCCCTGACAGAGGTCCAgaaagggtggggcagagggtgaggagcCAGCTCTTCCTGCCAGGGGAGAGGACGGTGGTACCcactctctccccagccccacgcCGAGTCATTCCTCTGCAGGTAGCTAGGAGGACCGAACCAGGCCAGGCAGGTGCCCTCGGACAGCTTGGAAGGCGTGTGCCCGTaccctgggcaggggtggggaggcaaggGAACCACAGGTGTTGGGGACAATAAAGTGGTGCAGTCCTTTTCCCTGGCTCTCTGTGTGATGTAGGAGGGCAGAACTTGCCTGGAGCCTCTGTGTAGTAGGTGACACAGGACACCAAGGGCTGCGGGGCTTCCCATTTGGCCCGTGAAAGTGCCAGCCACTGAAGACCACCACCACTCCTGGCAGAAGCCACACAGTTTggcacatttataaaatatgtaaaacagggtggggtgaggggagacaGAAGCATGAGGTGTCCAGGGTGGCATGACAGACACCAGACATGCACCGTGCATttaagccccctcccccagcccctttcCCTAACCCAGCCCAGagcagcaccccccacccccctcccctgccactgcCCTCAGGCTGGTGGCTTTGTAGGAGACAGGGGACCAGGGCTAGGGGTGCTGCCATTTGCCCCAGGGACAAGGACAAGAAGCCTTAGATGAGTCTGGTTGGGAGGTGGAGCagtgggggaggaaggcagaCATCCTCCACTTAGACATGCAGGAGAGTGGCCTGTGGGACCCCAgcagtgggggtggaggcagggccaACCTTGGAGAAGCCCCACCAATCAGAAATCTAAGGCAAGGGTCCCAGTGTCCCCTCAAGCCCACGCctccatacacacatacacacacacacacacacaggcggcacactcacaaccctgagcACACCCCAATGGGGCTCACACCCCGCATCCCTCAAGAGCCCCTCTGGAGCTCGGGAGGAGGCTTTCCCCTTAGGCCAGGCCCAGCCTGAGACAGGTTCTCTCTTCCAGTAGCCGGGCCAGCCCTcttcagggtggggagggggacagccaGAGGCCACAGGGCCAGGCAGGCTGGGTAGCGGCCCAGCAGACCTCCCCAAGCTGGCAGAGCTGGTGACCGCAGAGTCTAGGTGGGCAGGAGCAGCAGTACTGCTATACCCGCACGGGGGGCCCTGAGCAGGCCGTCAGTGGCCCCCGAGACCCATACTCATAGTCCGCGTCTGTGGGCGAGGCCATGAAGGAGCTCAGTGAGCTCCCCGTCTGCCGGTCCCGGAAGCTCTGGATGTAGCTCTGTGGGAAAGTAAACACGGGTGTAAGCGTGGAAATCCTGCCCCGGAAGCCACCTCCAGGGACATCCTCTCTTTGCACGCCACAGCCTCAGACTCACCCCAGAGTGCCACAGGCCCAGGGCCTCACCACAGCCCACTCGGGCTATAGTCCATAGCCCGAGACCCTACCCATACTATACCTCATTAAAATTCCTGCTCAGGACACCTTTCCCCCAGTCCTAGAGCTGGAACCTGTCAGGCTCCTTGTGCAGGGGTTACAATAGGCAGACAAATGCTAGCCCTTCTAGATTGAGATCGGCCTCTGGGGAAGGCCCAGTTCCGTTGGACAGAGTCTACAGTACTCCCTTCTCCCCCCATTCAGGCTGGAGGGGCCCAGGTTGCTCACCGGGGAGAGGACATCTCCATTGAAGCGTTTGATGGGCACGGGCCTGCGCCGATAGGCGGGGTCAGGAGGCCCGGGCCTTGGAGGAGCCCGGGGGCCTCTGGGGGGCGCTCGAGGGGGTCTCTTCTTCCTCCGCTTCTCCTTGCGCTCTTCCTGCTGCCGAATCCGCATCAGCTGGACGCGTCGTCGCTGCCGGCTGATGACCACTgtgcaggggtgggcagagaagggaCTCACAGGCTCACACGCCTCATGTCCTCCAAGCCTCCCTGATCCTTCCTACCTCAGGGCTCCAGGCGTCCAGATTCCCTTTGTCCATAACCTCCtgctcccccttcctttccccatctCCCATGCCCCAGATGGGACTTCCTGCAgttgttcttttcttccaaagGTCATATGAAAGATTCCTGGACTTCTAAGTACTCCCTCTCCAGCTATTATCCCTTTCCCAATCCTGAGCCCCAGGTGACTCACCTAAACCAGCCGTCATCATCTCTCAATTGGACAACTACAGCCTCCTTCTCACTGGTTGGGCCTTCCATGCTTGCCCCCCATTTCCACAATGTTTCTTACACTCAGCAATCAGAACGAGCATCCCAAACGCTAAATGAGATTCTATCCACCCCCTGCTTTAAACCTGCAATAGCATCACATTGCCCTCCTGGTAAAATCCAGAGTCCTAATCACGGCCCACAGGGCCCTCACAGTCGGTATGCCTCACCTACCACACTGCAGCCCACTTCCTCAACAAGCCAAGATCTTTCTTTCTGGGGACCTGCCCTTGCTGTTccctctttttctagctctttgcACGTGGCCTCTTATCCTTGAGCACtctactcaaatgtcacctcttcctaGCGGCCTTCCTTGACCCCTGTATCTGTAACAGCCTCTGTAGGTCACTTGTTTACATTGCCCTGCATATTTCTTTCGTATCACTCTGGAGCTGGAATTATCTAGTTTGTATGCATTctgttgtctgtctccctccacctgaATGCAACCCCATGAGCGCAGGGTCCTTTTCTGTTGGATCCCCTGTGCCTGAAACGGGCTTGCCACAGAGCCACTGCCCCATACCTTGTTGCAGAATGACTAGTGGGGCTGCGGTCCTGTCTTCCCAGACCCTGAGCCAGTCAGCTCTCTAACCCTATTGAGGCCTTTGGTTACTAGTATGTACTACTCCTTCCCCTGTGCCCCATTTGCTCAGTCCTCCCACCCGTCCTTGGCCACTCATTTCTCTCTCACCCACCCTGGCCTGGACCCTCTCACCTTCCGTGTGGGAGTCCCCCTCGGCCGTCACCCGCCACTGCACCAGAACGCCCATCAGGCTGAGCAGGGGCCAGAGTGCCAGCAGGGCCCAGCTCCGCCAGCAGAGGGGGGGTACTGGGGCAGCACGCAGTCGCTCCACCGCGTAGcgccccagcagcagcagctcagCAAAGTAGTCAGCGGCAGTGGCGATGAGCGCAGCACCTGTCACGGCGGTGGCCAGGGTGGTGAGTGGTCGCGGCCAACGCAGTGTGAGCAGGGCGCAGAGTAGGCCGCCCCCCAGCAGCAGCCCCAGTGGGCCCCACACAGAGCCTGGCTGGTAGTAGGGAGCGGAGCCCAGCAGGGCGGCAGCAGCGAGCAGCAGACCCAACAGCAGCCCCACCAGGAAGAGGCCCACACTGCGCACCAGCATGGCCACCAGCCCGCAGAGCAGCCCGATGCCCAGTGCGATGCCCGCACTTGCCCCGGCACTCAGCTGTGTCTCCAGCACCCGCTCTCGGTAGCACAGCAGGAAGATGACCACCGAGCCAAACAGCAACCCAGTGAGGAAGAGTACTGCCTTGAAGCAGCGGTAACCTGGAGGGGAACAAGGGCTAGTGAGGGGCCAAAATGAGGTCACCAGGCTCCAGAAAGGGGATCAGAGGGGTTTTGGACATGAGAATCACAGAGGAACCAGGAGCAGGACACTAAGGTCAGAATCTTGGGGGCCACTGGAGTTCTGAGGGCATCAGTGATGGGACCTTTGGGGTCCAAGGAGGTCAGAGAGATAGGTCATTGGGACTCACTGGGAAAGCAGAGAGATAAGAGTTACTGAGATGAGTGTTGGGTCTTTGAGGGTCAGATAAACCATTGGAGTCAAGAGTGAATCAGTGATAGGGTCATTAGGGTCTTTGGAATCatagg
The sequence above is drawn from the Neofelis nebulosa isolate mNeoNeb1 chromosome 2, mNeoNeb1.pri, whole genome shotgun sequence genome and encodes:
- the TMEM198 gene encoding transmembrane protein 198 produces the protein MPGTVATLRFQLLPPEPDDAFWGAPCEQPLERRYQALPALVCIMCCLFGVVYCFFGYRCFKAVLFLTGLLFGSVVIFLLCYRERVLETQLSAGASAGIALGIGLLCGLVAMLVRSVGLFLVGLLLGLLLAAAALLGSAPYYQPGSVWGPLGLLLGGGLLCALLTLRWPRPLTTLATAVTGAALIATAADYFAELLLLGRYAVERLRAAPVPPLCWRSWALLALWPLLSLMGVLVQWRVTAEGDSHTEVVISRQRRRVQLMRIRQQEERKEKRRKKRPPRAPPRGPRAPPRPGPPDPAYRRRPVPIKRFNGDVLSPSYIQSFRDRQTGSSLSSFMASPTDADYEYGSRGPLTACSGPPVRV